The genome window GGCAGCCGCGATGCGCGGGCTCTGGCCGACGCCTTTGACGACCTGGGGGTGCGCCGGGGCAGCAGCAGCGCCCTCGAGCACACCACCTTTGCCGCGCAGTTCCTGGCCGACAAGCTGGAGGCGGTGCTGGGTTTGTATGCCGATGTACTGATGCGCCCCCACCTGCCCAGCGAGGCCCTCGAGGCGGTGCGGCAGATTGCCCTGCAGGAGCTGGCCGCACTGGAAGACCAGCCCCCCAAGAAGATGTTTGCCGCCCTGCGCCGGGCGGTGTTTGCCAGCCCCCACGGGCGCAACCCCAGCGGCCAGGAGGCCCACCTCAAAGCCATCTCCGCCGAGGCCCTGCGGGCCGATTTTGCCCGGCGCTACGCCCCCCAGGGGGCCATTCTGGCCCTGGTGGGCGGCATCGGCTTTGAGGAGGCCAGACAGGCTGCCCTGAACGCTTTTGGGGCCTGGAGCGGGGCGGGGGCGGGCTACCCGCCGGTGGAGGTAGCGCCGGTGCGCGCCCTGCACCTCGAGCAGGAGACCGCCCAGGTGCAGATTGGCCTGATCTACCCCGACATCTCCTTCGAGCACCCCGAGTTCTACAGCGCCCGCCTGGCCGTGCAGGTGCTCTCGGGGGGCAGCAGCAGCCGCCTGTTTACCGAGGTGCGGGAGAAGCGGGGCCTGGTCTACTCGGTCTATGCCGCGCCTAACGGCGTCAAGGGCTACAGCTACCTGACCGCCTACGCCGGCACCACCCCCGAGCGGGCCGACGAGACCCTGCGGGTGATGCAGGCCGAAATTGCCCGGCTGGCCGAAGGGGTGCGCGAGGAGGAGCTCGAGCGCACCAAGGTGGGCCTGCGGGCGGCTTTGGTGATGCAGGACGAGTCCTCGCGCTCGAGGGCCGCCAGCATTGCCCGTGACCTTTACCTGCTGGGCCGGGTGCGCACCCTGGACGAGATCGAGGCCCAGATTGCAGCCGTGGACGTAACGCGCATCAACCGCTACCTGGCCGCCCACCCCTACCAGAACCCCTGGATTGCCACCCTGGGGCCGCGTAAGCTGGTGGCTGCCGAATAGATTTGCTTCCCGGAGTAGTCATGACCCTGACCCGACCGACCCTGACCTTCCGACAAACCACCCTCGAGAACGGACTCACCGTCATCGCCGAGATCAACCCCGAGGCCAAGAGCGTAGCCCTGGGTTACTTCTGCAAGACCGGCAGCCGCGACGAGACCCCAGAAATCTCGGGCGTTTCGCACTTTCTGGAGCACATGCTGTTCAAAGGTACTGAGCGGCGCGACGCCCTGCAGGTCAACCTTGAGTTCGACCAGATGGGGGCTCAGTACAACGCCTACACCTCGGAGGAGAACACCGTCTACTACGGGGCGGTGCTGCCCGAGTTCGCCCCCCGGCTCTTGGAGCTGTGGAGCGACCTGATGCGCCCGGCCCTGCGCCAGGAGGACTTCGACACCGAGAAGCAGGTCATCCTCGAGGAAATTGCCCTCTACGAAGACCGCCCCAACGTGATGCTCTTCGACTGGGGGCGGGCCCGCTATTTTGCCGGGCATCCGCTGGGGAATAGCGTGCTGGGCACCACCCAGTCCATTACCGCCCTGACCCGCGAACAGATGGTCCAGTACCAGGCCCGGCGCTACGCCCCCTCCAACCTGGTGCTGGCCCTGGCGGGCCGGGTGGACTGGGAGCGCACCCTCGAGCAGGTGACCGCACTCACCGCTTCCTGGCCGAAGGGCCGCGCCGAGAGGGCCTACCCTGCACTGAACCCGGCGGTGGGCGAGCTGCGCGAACCCTACCCCAAGGCCACCCAGACCTACCTGGCCGTTTTTGCACCAGGGGTCTCGGCCCAGGATCCGCGCCGCTACGCGGCCAGCATTCTGGCCAACATCCTGGGGGAGGAGGGCAACAGCCGCCTGCACTGGGCCCTCACCGATAAAGGGCTGGTGGAGTCGGTGGGGGCCGGGGTCGACGAGGCCGACCAGGCCGGTATGTTTTACATCTACGCCCAGACCGACCCCGCCAATGAGGAGCGGGTCAAGGCCGTGCTGCGCGAGGAGCTAACCCGCCTCGAGCGCCAGGGGGTGCGCCCGGAGGAGCTCGAGCGGGCCAAAAACAAACTGGCCACCGCCTTGGTGTTTGCTGGCGAAACCCCCATGCAGCGCCTGATGAGCGTGGGCCTCCAGTACCTCTACAACCAGAGCTACGAGCCCCTGAGCGAGGTGGCTCGCAAGGTGGAGGCTGTTACGCTGGACGATGTGAACGGCTTGCTCGAGACCCAGCCCTTCAGCCGGAGCTTCTTCTACAGCCTGGTGCCTGCAGACTAACGGGGTCGGGCCAAAACCAGCGTCCAGTAGGTGCGGTAGGTGTTGGAGGCATCGCCCTGCACCAGGGCTGCCCCAATCTCGCTGAAGCTGGCGCTCTTAATGGCCTCGCAATGCCCGCTTTTGCTTTCCAGCCAGCCCCGGATTGCCGTGCTCATGTCGGGGTAGCCGGCGGCGATGTTCTCTCCCCAACTGGCGGCGCTGTAGCCGGCCCGCGTAATGCGCTGGCCGGGGTTGCTACCGTCGGAGCCAGTGTGCGAGAAAAAATTGTTGCGCTGCATGTCCTGGCTGTGGGCCAGGGCGGCGGCCTCGAGCTTGACGTTCCAGGCTACTGCGGCCACCGGGGTGGCATAGGCCTGGTTGGCGCAGCGGCAGGGGGTGGCCCGCACCTGGTTGAGGGCCTGGGTAAACACCACACTGTTCAGGTCTGCACCCTCGGCATCGAAGCGAACTGTGCTGCAGGCAGGTAGGCTCTCCGAAGGCGGATCGGGACTCTCTGTTGATGGTGGGGCGGTAGGGGAAGTGCAGGCCGCCAGACTTAGCAGACAAACCAGCATCCAAGGCTTCACGGGCTTTATTGTGGCATCTGCTTTAGCCCGATGACCATTGAGCCTTTTCTCAGGAAAATAAACGCTTACCCCCGCCTTCAGCCCCTATGATGCAAGGGTGTGGGTGTGGTTTTTGGGGTTGTTGCTTTGCGGTGGGGCGCTGGCCCAGACTGCCCTGGAGCTGGAGGTGCTTCAGCGCACCAACCAGGTGCGCCAGGAGCGCGGCCTGCGGCCCTTGCAGTGGGACGCGCTGGCCTACAAGGCGGCGCTGGGGCACGCCCAGGATATGCAGGAGCGCAACTTCTTTGCCCACCAGAACCCGGATGGCCTGGGGGCCGCCGAGCGGATGCGGGCCGTAGGGGTGCTCGAGGTGATGGTGGGGGAGAACCTGGCTAGCTTTGAGGGCTACCCCGACCCCGAGATACCCCAGCGGGCGCTTGTGGGCTGGATGAACAGCCCCGGCCACCGGGCCAACCTGCTCAAGCCGGAGTTCACCCACCTGGGGGTGGCCCTGGTGCGCCAGGGCCGCCGGGTGATGGTGGTGCAGAACTTCATCGGGCGGCCCTTCGACCCCCAGGTGCGCCTGACCCCAGCCCAGGCCGAGCGCACGGTGCTGGTTCTTTCGGGGAGCGCCCCCGGTACGGTGGGGGTGTTTGTGGGCAACAACCTTTACGCCCGGCTCACCCCCCCCATCCAGGCCCGCCTCGAGCTGCCCCCCAACCCCGAGGTGAGCTTTGCGCTCTTCGACGGACAGACCTGGTGGGCCACCCAGAACGGTCAGCGCGGCCTGCGCCTCGAACAGACCCTCGAGCGAAGCACTGTACCCGGCCAGCGCGTAGCCCTCCAGCTCCCGGCGGGCAGCTTCACCCTGGCGGTGGGCGCACAACCGCGCTTCTGGCAGAACCTCTCGGGGCCGGTGCGCCTCGAGCTTACCCTCCCCAGCACCCTCGAAGCGCTATGGCTGGGCCTGCGCCAGGGCAACCGCATCAGCTACAGCCACCGGATTCCCCTGAAGCCTTAGGCGCTGGCTCGGTCAGGGGTCTTTTGCGGGCCACCGGCTGGATTTTCTCGAGGTTCTGCTGGCCCTGCAAACGGGCCCAGAAGAAGGCCATCTCCACGGCCTGCAAGCGCACCTCCAGGGGCAGCGCCTGCCAGCGTTCCTTTTCGGAGGGCACCTCCTCGAAGCGGTATTTACGGGCGATGGGTTTCATACACCGGTGTGCTATCTACAGCTTAGCCCATGTTAGTATCCTCCAGCGGCGAAGCCGTCTGTCCCCGAGAGGAGCCGGTTGTTGTGGAAGCTCGAGTTCTCCTTGCCATTGCCCTCACCATCCTGCCCTGGGCCTCGGCCTTTGCCGGGATACGGGCGGGCCTGCAGGACTACAGCCCCGCGCACCTTACCTTGCTGCGCTTTCTGGTGGCCTCGGCGGTGATGTTGGTTTATGCCCTGCTGGTGCGGATGCCGCTGCCCGAGCGGCGCGACTGGCCGGCCATCTTCGGGCTGGGGTTTCTGGGCATTACCGTCTACCACACCGCCCTCAATTTTGGGCAGGTCACGGTGAAAGCTGGCCCGGCGGCCCTCCTGATTGCGGTGGGGCCGGTGTTTGTGGCCCTGATGTCCTATTTTTTCCTGCGGGAGCGGCTCTCGGCCTGGGGCTGGCTGGGCATTGCGGTGGCATTTACCGGGGTGGCCCTGATTGCGGTGGGGAACCATCCGGGTAGTTTTCAGCTCGAGCCCGGCGCTTTGCTGATTGTGCTCTCGGCCTTCGTGACCTCGGTGTATTTTGTGTTCCAGCGGCGCCTGGCGCGTAAGTACAACCCCCTCAACTTCACGGCCTACACCATCTGGGCCGGTACGCTGCCCCTGCTGGTCTTCTGGCCGGGGCTCTTCTCCGAGGTGCAGGCGGCCTCGCCGCAGGCCACCTGGAGCGTGATCTACCTGGGGGTGCTGCCCGGCGGCCTTTCGTACCTGACCTGGAACTACGCCCTGAGCCGCGCCCCGGCCTCGCAGGTGACCAGTTTTCTGTATGTCTCCCCGGTACTAGCTACCCTGATTGCCTACCTCTGGCTGGGGGAAGTGCCCGGCCTGCTGGCTTTGGTGGGCGGGGGCATCGCGCTGGTGGGGGTGATCGTCGTGAATACGCTGGGGAGGGTGACCAGGGATGCTTAGTCCGGCGGGCCTGCCTCCCAGTAATACCGTTTCTGCTTGAATCCTTCACCGCCCTGCGCAGTTAGAGGTGAAGGATTCAAGCCGACCGAAGGGAGTAGAAAAGCATTTCGGTAGTATCGTTTAGGCTTGTCAAAGTAACGATACTACCGAAATGCGTATAACCGCGTCTGCCTACCGGTACAATCAACAAAGATATGGCCGAGATTCTTCCCATCCGCCTGTACGGCGATCCTGTCTTGAAGAAAAAAGCCCTGCCGGTGCAGGACTTTAGCGGTATACCCCAACTGGCCGATAACATGCTCGAGACCATGTTCGAGGCCCGGGGGGTGGGGCTGGCCGCCCCACAGGTGGGTGTGAGCCAGCGGCTGTTTGTGGCCGCTGAGTACCTGGACGATGACGAAGAAGAAGGCCCCGAGGCCGACCTCAAGACCCGCGTCAAGCAACTATATGTGATGGTGAACCCCGTCATCACCTACCGCGCGGGCCAGCAGTCCATCCTCGAGGGCTGCCTTTCGCTGCCGGGCCTGTACGCCGAGGGGGCCCAGCGCGACCTGCAGGTGCGGGTCGAGTACCAGGACGAGCACGGCCAGAAGAAGGTGCTCGAGGCCGAGGGTTACCTGGCGGTGGTCATGCAGCACGAGATTGACC of Meiothermus sp. contains these proteins:
- a CDS encoding pitrilysin family protein: MALSQVEVLPNGLTLAVEERPWTPGVALQLLVPVGAVNDPEGMEGAASLLEGWLWKGAGSRDARALADAFDDLGVRRGSSSALEHTTFAAQFLADKLEAVLGLYADVLMRPHLPSEALEAVRQIALQELAALEDQPPKKMFAALRRAVFASPHGRNPSGQEAHLKAISAEALRADFARRYAPQGAILALVGGIGFEEARQAALNAFGAWSGAGAGYPPVEVAPVRALHLEQETAQVQIGLIYPDISFEHPEFYSARLAVQVLSGGSSSRLFTEVREKRGLVYSVYAAPNGVKGYSYLTAYAGTTPERADETLRVMQAEIARLAEGVREEELERTKVGLRAALVMQDESSRSRAASIARDLYLLGRVRTLDEIEAQIAAVDVTRINRYLAAHPYQNPWIATLGPRKLVAAE
- a CDS encoding DMT family transporter, which translates into the protein MEARVLLAIALTILPWASAFAGIRAGLQDYSPAHLTLLRFLVASAVMLVYALLVRMPLPERRDWPAIFGLGFLGITVYHTALNFGQVTVKAGPAALLIAVGPVFVALMSYFFLRERLSAWGWLGIAVAFTGVALIAVGNHPGSFQLEPGALLIVLSAFVTSVYFVFQRRLARKYNPLNFTAYTIWAGTLPLLVFWPGLFSEVQAASPQATWSVIYLGVLPGGLSYLTWNYALSRAPASQVTSFLYVSPVLATLIAYLWLGEVPGLLALVGGGIALVGVIVVNTLGRVTRDA
- a CDS encoding CAP domain-containing protein — protein: MKPWMLVCLLSLAACTSPTAPPSTESPDPPSESLPACSTVRFDAEGADLNSVVFTQALNQVRATPCRCANQAYATPVAAVAWNVKLEAAALAHSQDMQRNNFFSHTGSDGSNPGQRITRAGYSAASWGENIAAGYPDMSTAIRGWLESKSGHCEAIKSASFSEIGAALVQGDASNTYRTYWTLVLARPR
- a CDS encoding pitrilysin family protein; amino-acid sequence: MTLTRPTLTFRQTTLENGLTVIAEINPEAKSVALGYFCKTGSRDETPEISGVSHFLEHMLFKGTERRDALQVNLEFDQMGAQYNAYTSEENTVYYGAVLPEFAPRLLELWSDLMRPALRQEDFDTEKQVILEEIALYEDRPNVMLFDWGRARYFAGHPLGNSVLGTTQSITALTREQMVQYQARRYAPSNLVLALAGRVDWERTLEQVTALTASWPKGRAERAYPALNPAVGELREPYPKATQTYLAVFAPGVSAQDPRRYAASILANILGEEGNSRLHWALTDKGLVESVGAGVDEADQAGMFYIYAQTDPANEERVKAVLREELTRLERQGVRPEELERAKNKLATALVFAGETPMQRLMSVGLQYLYNQSYEPLSEVARKVEAVTLDDVNGLLETQPFSRSFFYSLVPAD
- a CDS encoding CAP domain-containing protein — its product is MWVWFLGLLLCGGALAQTALELEVLQRTNQVRQERGLRPLQWDALAYKAALGHAQDMQERNFFAHQNPDGLGAAERMRAVGVLEVMVGENLASFEGYPDPEIPQRALVGWMNSPGHRANLLKPEFTHLGVALVRQGRRVMVVQNFIGRPFDPQVRLTPAQAERTVLVLSGSAPGTVGVFVGNNLYARLTPPIQARLELPPNPEVSFALFDGQTWWATQNGQRGLRLEQTLERSTVPGQRVALQLPAGSFTLAVGAQPRFWQNLSGPVRLELTLPSTLEALWLGLRQGNRISYSHRIPLKP
- the def gene encoding peptide deformylase; the protein is MAEILPIRLYGDPVLKKKALPVQDFSGIPQLADNMLETMFEARGVGLAAPQVGVSQRLFVAAEYLDDDEEEGPEADLKTRVKQLYVMVNPVITYRAGQQSILEGCLSLPGLYAEGAQRDLQVRVEYQDEHGQKKVLEAEGYLAVVMQHEIDHLDGILFFQRMSFADRQKFLEEHREDLAEFQRQAKAFLREAKP